The Pseudomonas eucalypticola genome has a window encoding:
- a CDS encoding polymorphic toxin type 46 domain-containing protein, with protein MDSITAMDFSSRIPSWAEIERNLNHRFSDFHHTLDHGLSSASSGLHATWNGVSQRLEHGASHVYAQLGGQRIEVVRQALQQSYPLIRHDLTHRWASLHIEDIVDVLLDLVKQVVLILGCSVTLGSIAGGVAGGVLGAGVGAAPGAAAGAGIGLEIGNLILLGLGLSAIAEYFYDGLPACLETLQNGIVTAWRVDNKTSGSRLEPGGGHASTRQARINQAARELARGQEQLVMLLLTAIVTYLTRGQVKGALASSAEGIAARSALLQQQISERRLADWLARNEQQLLAERSLQPRTSAPVKQAEEPIRLQPKAETAKPVEPLPPTAEPAKPQLSRREYLNQRYQRTGDINRDINIRANREVAANFFKEQGYSARDAASYMNGLDFDYPVQVQTFNSSKNLWQYQSPGAPQGNWYSLSPTVQPTQLGINPMGTNRALNIIEPKVLNSYQTADKIQVLRSTSAKVIDTWSVKGQPFPAEGGAQQLFSNQKTLFNPGSP; from the coding sequence ATGGACAGCATCACGGCAATGGATTTTTCCTCGCGCATTCCCAGTTGGGCGGAGATCGAGCGTAATCTGAACCACCGGTTCAGCGATTTCCACCACACCCTTGATCACGGCTTGAGCAGCGCCAGCAGCGGCCTGCACGCCACCTGGAATGGCGTCAGCCAGCGCCTGGAACACGGCGCCAGCCATGTCTATGCGCAATTGGGCGGCCAACGAATAGAAGTAGTGCGCCAGGCACTGCAACAATCCTACCCGCTCATCCGTCACGACCTCACTCATCGCTGGGCCAGCCTCCACATCGAGGACATTGTCGATGTACTGCTCGACCTGGTGAAACAGGTTGTACTCATCCTGGGTTGCAGCGTGACGCTGGGCAGCATTGCCGGCGGTGTGGCCGGCGGCGTACTGGGCGCAGGCGTAGGCGCCGCCCCAGGTGCGGCAGCCGGCGCCGGTATCGGCCTGGAAATAGGCAATCTGATTTTGCTGGGGCTGGGCTTGTCGGCGATTGCCGAGTACTTCTACGACGGCCTTCCCGCCTGCCTGGAAACCCTGCAGAACGGCATCGTCACCGCCTGGCGGGTGGACAACAAGACCAGTGGTAGCCGGCTGGAACCCGGCGGCGGCCACGCCAGCACGCGCCAGGCACGCATCAACCAGGCCGCCCGCGAGCTGGCCCGCGGCCAGGAACAACTGGTCATGCTGCTGTTGACCGCGATCGTTACTTACCTGACACGCGGGCAGGTCAAGGGCGCCCTTGCCAGCAGCGCCGAAGGCATCGCAGCCCGTTCGGCGCTGCTGCAACAACAGATCAGCGAGCGCCGCCTGGCCGACTGGCTGGCGCGCAATGAACAGCAACTGCTGGCAGAGCGTTCACTGCAACCGCGCACCAGCGCCCCGGTCAAGCAGGCCGAAGAGCCCATCCGCCTGCAACCCAAGGCCGAGACGGCCAAGCCGGTGGAGCCGCTACCACCGACCGCCGAGCCGGCGAAACCGCAGTTGTCGCGCCGCGAATACCTCAACCAGCGCTACCAGCGCACCGGTGACATCAACCGCGACATCAACATCCGCGCCAATCGCGAAGTGGCGGCCAACTTCTTCAAGGAGCAGGGCTATAGCGCCAGGGATGCCGCCTCATACATGAATGGCCTGGACTTCGACTACCCCGTGCAGGTGCAGACATTCAACAGCAGCAAGAACCTGTGGCAATATCAGTCACCCGGCGCCCCGCAAGGCAACTGGTACTCCCTGAGCCCCACGGTGCAACCCACGCAGTTGGGCATCAACCCCATGGGTACCAACCGCGCCCTGAACATCATCGAGCCCAAGGTGCTCAACAGCTACCAGACCGCCGACAAGATACAGGTGCTGCGCAGCACCTCGGCCAAAGTCATCGACACCTGGTCCGTGAAGGGCCAGCCCTTCCCGGCCGAGGGTGGCGCGCAGCAGCTGTTCTCCAACCAGAAAACCCTGTTCAACCCAGGAAGCCCATGA
- a CDS encoding DUF3509 domain-containing protein translates to MENPFQVISDAFQPEYRVNLSIERLDGSIMLTLSNETGVVAKRMISAAQRNDPKRVKRLIDSIKFGIAIEQGHSAMAILAAMTDGDALKLPTPPAKGWLSDKPGLQVGI, encoded by the coding sequence ATGGAAAACCCCTTTCAAGTGATCAGTGATGCCTTTCAGCCCGAGTACCGGGTCAACCTCAGCATCGAGCGTCTGGACGGCAGCATCATGCTGACCCTGTCCAATGAAACCGGGGTCGTGGCTAAACGCATGATCAGCGCCGCCCAGCGCAATGACCCCAAGCGGGTCAAACGCCTGATCGACAGCATCAAGTTCGGCATTGCCATCGAGCAGGGGCACAGCGCCATGGCAATCCTCGCCGCCATGACCGACGGCGATGCCTTGAAGCTGCCCACCCCCCCGGCCAAGGGCTGGCTGAGCGATAAACCGGGCCTGCAAGTGGGTATCTGA
- a CDS encoding HPF/RaiA family ribosome-associated protein, translating into MQIQVNSDNHIQSSIRLEEWVRSTVESTLDRFEEDLTRIEVHLADENGDKPGPHDKRCQMEARPKGHQPISVTHKAATLDQAVEGAASKLHNALEHLFGKLRSKRAVNSQNGATGEADALLQEEFLENEQALNS; encoded by the coding sequence ATGCAAATCCAAGTCAATAGCGACAACCATATTCAAAGCAGCATTCGACTGGAGGAGTGGGTACGCAGTACCGTAGAGAGCACGCTCGACCGTTTCGAAGAAGACCTCACGCGCATCGAGGTTCACCTGGCCGATGAAAACGGCGACAAGCCCGGCCCCCACGACAAGCGCTGCCAGATGGAAGCGCGGCCAAAAGGCCACCAACCGATTTCCGTGACCCACAAGGCCGCCACGCTGGATCAGGCAGTGGAAGGGGCCGCCAGCAAATTGCACAACGCCCTTGAGCACTTGTTCGGCAAGCTGCGCAGCAAGCGTGCGGTCAATAGCCAGAATGGTGCGACAGGCGAGGCCGATGCCCTGTTACAGGAAGAATTCCTGGAAAACGAACAGGCCTTGAACAGCTAA
- a CDS encoding DUF3649 domain-containing protein → MKTTSVGLPVVYRLGVCSRIVAAALGGYLLASLTGISLAALVPLARGEAMISGMMLSFLVYVVAVLWCFACHSAWRAWLGLLVPSLVLAALNGLLLWGRH, encoded by the coding sequence ATGAAAACCACCTCCGTCGGTCTGCCGGTCGTCTACCGCCTCGGGGTCTGCTCGCGCATCGTCGCCGCGGCCCTGGGCGGGTATCTGCTTGCCTCGTTGACGGGCATCAGCCTGGCCGCGCTCGTACCCCTGGCGCGTGGCGAGGCGATGATCAGCGGCATGATGCTGTCGTTCCTGGTGTACGTGGTGGCGGTGCTGTGGTGCTTCGCCTGCCATTCGGCCTGGCGTGCCTGGTTGGGGCTGCTGGTGCCGAGCCTGGTGCTGGCGGCGCTCAATGGCTTGCTGTTGTGGGGGCGCCACTGA